The following DNA comes from Occultella kanbiaonis.
ACGGCCAGGACCCCCGCGGCCACGAGCGGGAAGCCCCCGGACCGGCCGCCGCCGGTCAGGGCGCGCAGGCCGAGGCCGACGGCCACCGTCACCGCCCAGACGATCACCCCGGTCGGCCACGGCCGCAGCGGTGAACGCCACGCCCGGGCGATCGCCCAGCCCAGGATCAGGGCGACGCCGAACGGCCACGCGGTGCCGAGCAGGCCGGCGAACACGCCGTCGTCGTGGTGGGTGCGGCGCCCGGCGAGGGTGAACACGAGCACGGCGACCACGTCGACGACGGCAGCGACGACGACCGTGCGAGGCGACGCCGTCGCCCGGCTTGGGCGCACGTCAGATCAGGCGACCGGTCGTGGCCAGCGCGGTGCGCACCAGCGCGCCGTGCCCGGAGACCATCTCCGCCTGCACCATCGGCGAGACGACCTCCTCGGGAGAGAACCAGCCGATGTCGAGCGCGTCCTGCTGGGGCTGGCAGTCGCCGTCGATCGGGACGATGTAGGCGAGCGAGACCGCGTGCTGGCGGGGGTCGTGGTAGGCGGTGATGCCCGGCGTGGGGAAGTACTCGGCGACCGTGAACGGCACCAGCGAGACCGGCAGCCGCGGCAGCGCCATCGGGCCGAGATCCTTGTCCAGGTGCCGGGCCAGGGCGTCCCGGACCAGCTCGTGGTACATCACCCGGCCCGATACCAGGGCCCGGGAGATGCCGCCCTCGCGCGGGGTGCGCAGCAGCAGCGCCACCTGCTGGATCACGCCGTCGGCGTCCACGCGGACCGGGATCGCGTCCACGTACAGGATCGGCATCCGCCGACGCACGGTGGCGAGGTCCTCGGGGGAGAACCAACCGCCGAAGTCTTCTGTCGAGATATCACTCACCCTTGAGTTCTACCCGCTGAGCGCCGTGAGTGCTAACCCGGCACGCACCCGCGCCGCGGCGAAACAGGCCGCGAGCGGATTGTCGGCGCTGCCGGATAGCGTGTGCCCATGCGACGCGACGAGAAGGTGGCCCGGATCGGCGAGATCCTCGACGGGCTCTACCCGGAGCCCCCGATCCCGCTGGATCACGTCAATCCGTACACGCTGCTGGTCGCCGTCGCCCTCTCGGCGCAGACCACGGACAAGAAGGTCAACGAGATCACGCCCGCCCTGTTCGCCGAGGCGTCCACGCCCGCACAGATGTACGCGCTGGGGGCGGAACGGATCCTCGAACTGATCCGGGAGGTCGGACTCGCGCCGACGAAGGCCCGCAACCTCTGGACGGCGGCCGGTCAGATTGTCGATGCCGGCGGCGAGCTGGTGCCCGAGTGGGACTTCCTCGAGGGCCTCGCCGGGGTCGGGCACAAGACCGCGAGCGTGGTGATGGCGCAGGCTTTCGGCGTGCCGGCGTTCCCGATCGACACTCACATCTTCCGGCTCGCCCGGCGGTGGGGGCTGTCCCGGGGCACCACGGTCGAGCGCGTCGAGACCGATCTCAAGAAGGCGTTCCCGCGTGAGACCTGGAACCGGCGCCATCTGCAGATCATCTATTTCGGCCGCGAGTACTGCCCCGCGCAGCGGCACGTGTTCGCGACCTGCCCGATCTGCTCCTTCGCGGCCACGAAGGCGCAGCAGGCGGCCGAGATCAAGGCCCGCGCCAAGCCCAAGCGGGCGGCCGTCGCACCGCCCGCCTAAGCACCGGCTCGGCAGCACCTCGCCTGCGAGCCTGGAGCGTGCCCCGCCGTCCGCGCGCTGGCGCTGCCCGCCGTCGACCGTGATGGTGATGCCGGTGATGCAGGTGTCGCCCTCATCGACGGTTATGTAACCTACATTGATGTTG
Coding sequences within:
- a CDS encoding DUF3054 domain-containing protein, whose protein sequence is MRPSRATASPRTVVVAAVVDVVAVLVFTLAGRRTHHDDGVFAGLLGTAWPFGVALILGWAIARAWRSPLRPWPTGVIVWAVTVAVGLGLRALTGGGRSGGFPLVAAGVLAVFLIGWRAVAGLFGRRAAR
- a CDS encoding NUDIX hydrolase family protein — encoded protein: MSDISTEDFGGWFSPEDLATVRRRMPILYVDAIPVRVDADGVIQQVALLLRTPREGGISRALVSGRVMYHELVRDALARHLDKDLGPMALPRLPVSLVPFTVAEYFPTPGITAYHDPRQHAVSLAYIVPIDGDCQPQQDALDIGWFSPEEVVSPMVQAEMVSGHGALVRTALATTGRLI
- a CDS encoding endonuclease III domain-containing protein; this translates as MRRDEKVARIGEILDGLYPEPPIPLDHVNPYTLLVAVALSAQTTDKKVNEITPALFAEASTPAQMYALGAERILELIREVGLAPTKARNLWTAAGQIVDAGGELVPEWDFLEGLAGVGHKTASVVMAQAFGVPAFPIDTHIFRLARRWGLSRGTTVERVETDLKKAFPRETWNRRHLQIIYFGREYCPAQRHVFATCPICSFAATKAQQAAEIKARAKPKRAAVAPPA